From Aspergillus fumigatus Af293 chromosome 5, whole genome shotgun sequence, a single genomic window includes:
- a CDS encoding putative MFS aflatoxin efflux pump — protein sequence MTESESLGSPEKGDPTANLSDINNTQRSETGDDEEIKRAKSDQDDAYQEQSTTKVVLLLVSIMMTMFLVALDRTIISTAIPQITNEFDSLSDVGWYGSAYLLTCCAFQLLFGKIYTFYPVKAVMLSSILLFEVGSAVCGAAPNSTAFIVGRALAGIAAAGIFAGSVVCIVYAVPLEKRPKIQGLFGAVFGLASIVGPLVGGAFTSHVTWRWCFYINLPCGGLAMAAIPFCLKVPDRNTTKVTWTEKLKQLDVPGMCCLVPGVVCLVLALQWGGQKYDWNNSRIIVLLTLMGVLLLGFVAVQILLTRTATIPLRIFSRRSIFAGVWATICIGASQYVFIYFLPIWFQSIKGVSAVDSGLRLLPLMLSMVAASILSGVTTQKVGYYTPLAIIGSCIMAIGAGLLTTLQIHTGHGKWIGYQILYGFGMGMCFQQPNLAAQTVLPTKDVPVGIAVMFFSQLLGAAAFVPVGENVLANQLMMRLSGIPGIDSDIVTSGGATSLLSLVPSDLRGTVLTAYNEALRKVFQIGLIVACLTILGTASFEWVSIRKKSEASSGVGNGHAPEEEQ from the exons ATGACGGAATCAGAAAGCCTGGGTTCTCCTGAAAAGGGGGATCCTACTGCGAATCTGTCAGATATAAACAACACGCAGCGCAGTGAGACcggcgatgatgaggaaatcAAGCGTGCCAAGAGCGACCAGGACGACGCATATCAAGAACAATCGACCACCAAGGTCGtacttcttcttgtctcgaTCATGATGACCATGTTTCTGGTTGCTCTAGATCGAACGATCATCTCAACG GCAATCCCTCAAATCACCAATGAATTCGACTCCCTGTCCGATGTTGGCTGGTACGGAAGCGCATATCTGCTGACCTGCTGTGCATTCCAACTGCTATTCGGAAAGATCTACACCTTCTACCCCGTGAAAGCAGTTATGCTGAGTAGCATCCTGCTGTTCGAAGTTGGCTCTGCCGTTTGCGGAGCTGCGCCCAACTCCACGGCTTTCATCGTTGGCCgagctctcgctggtattGCTGCCGCGGGGATCTTTGCTGGATCT GTGGTATGCATCGTCTATGCAGTTCCGCTCGAGAAGCGTCCCAAAATCCAAGGACTTTTCGGGGCCGTCTTCGGTCTGGCCTCGATTGTAGGCCCGCTGGTTGGGGGCGCGTTTACCTCGCACGTAACATGGAGATGGTGCTTCTATATCAATCTCCCGTGTGGGGGCCTGGCGATGGCTGCTATCCCCTTTTGTCTCAAAGTGCCTGACAGGAATACTACCAAGGTTACATGGAcggagaagctgaagcagctTGATGTGCCTGGAATGTGTTGCTTAGTCCCCGGCGTAGTCTGTCTGGTGCTAGCCCTGCAGTGGGGTGGGCAAAAATATGAT TGGAATAATTCTCGCATCATCGTGCTACTGACCCTCATGGGCGTCTTGCTACTCGGTTTTGTTGCTGTTCAGATACTTCTAACAAGGACGGCCACTATTCCTTTGCGCATCTTCAGCCGGCGCAGCATCTTCGCCGGAGTGTGGGCGACCATCTGCATCGGTGCATCGCAATACGTATTCA TCTACTTCCTCCCCATCTGGTTCCAATCCATCAAAGGCGTCTCGGCCGTGGACTCAGGCCTCAGACTCCTTCCTCTGATGCTCTCGATGGTCGCCGCGTCCATTCTCAGTGGCGTCACCACCCAGAAGGTCGGATACTACACCCCCCTTGCAATCATCGGAAGCTGCATTATGGCGATCGGTGCCGGGCTCCTGACGACGCTGCAAATCCACACCGGCCACGGCAAATGGATCGGCTATCAGATCCTGTATGGCTTCGGCATGGGCATGTGCTTCCAGCAACCCAACCTCGCGGCGCAGACCGTCCTGCCAACGAAAGATGTGCCTGTCGGAATCGCAGTCATGTTCTTCAGCCAGCTGCTTGGTGCTGCGGCGTTTGTTCCCGTGGGCGAAAACGTCCTGGCCAACCAGCTTATGATGAGGTTGTCTGGGATTCCGGGCATTGACTCCGATATTGTTACGTCGGGCGGTGCGACGTCGCTCTTGAGCTTGGTTCCATCGGATCTTCGGGGGACGGTATTGACGGCTTATAACGAGGCGCTGCGGAAGGTGTTCCAAATTGGGCTGATCGTGGCCTGTTTGACCATTCTAGGGACTGCCTCGTTTGAGTGGGTGAGTATCCGGAAGAAGTCAGAGGCTAGTTCTGGTGTTGGGAATGGTCATGCCCCCGAAGAGGAGCAATAG
- a CDS encoding putative amino acid permease, translating to MWGNTAYRREMISHTGPSLEKSDSKIESHPSRPYGEDVAPYPKEDALQLNVGGRGATQRRLKNYQVTMIGFCGGIGTGLFVGTGAAYAKAGPAGLLLAYAVVGLVLWCVMQSIAELATLLPTAGSFPHWATRFIDPSVGFSLAISYGYCYTIAIASEVSAAAVIVSYWTDITPAVVITVGLVLILAINLMNVRFYGETEVLAGSIKILCFIGLVIVSIVITSGGGPNHEAIGFRYWHNPGAWTNYNGITGSTGHFLGFLSAFVNASFSFIGVETVVITAAESVDPHRAIPKAAQRVTYRIAFFYILGAFLIGMIVDPRNADLVSGSGNANSSPWVIAIRQAGINALPSIVNACILISAWSAGNSYCWVGSRMIVAMTTDHQLPQVFGKVTKKGVPYVAVIAAWLFGPLAYLSLGSGGAAQAFSWLLNLSTVAGLIAWATLSFCYIRFYAALKAQGIHRDTLPWKGPLQPYAAWVGFIGSTIITLVAGFPVFLKGNWNTSDFVASYIGIPIFIVPIIGWKFWHRTKVRPRSLYVGKEANGCSLLARPLLTYGLAVSRRERLLRNTGR from the exons ATGTGGGGAAACACCGCATACCGACGCGAGATGATCTCCCACACCGGCCCCAGCTTGGAGAAATCCGACTCCAAGATCGAGTCGCATCCCTCCCGGCCATACGGGGAAGACGTGGCGCCCTATCCCAAGGAGGATGCGCTGCAGCTCAATGTTGGTGGCCGGGGTGCCACTCAGCGCCGCCTGAAGAACTACCAGGTGACGATGATCGGGTTCTGCGGGGGTATTGGCACCGGTCTGTTCGTGGGAACGGGTGCGGCGTATGCCAAAGCTGGTCCGGCTGGTCTGCTACTGGCCTATGCAGTCGTTGGTCTGGTGCTGTGGTGTGTGATGCAGAGTATCGCCGAGTTGGCGACGCTGCTGCCCACCGCCGGATCATTCCCGCACTGGGCGACACGCTTCATTGATCCCTCTGTTGGTTTCTCGCTGGCCATCTCGTACGGCTACTGCTACACCATTGCCATCGCGTCCGAAgtgtcggcggcggcggtgatTGTCTCTTACTGGACGGACATCACACCCGCGGTGGTCATCACCGTGGGCCTGGTGCTGATTCTGGCGATCAATCTCATGAATGTGCGATTCTACGGTGAGACAGAAGTCCTCGCCGGTAGCATCAAGATCCTCTGCTTCATCGGCTTGGTGATTgtctccatcgtcatcacgTCTGGCGGAGGGCCAAACCACGAGGCCATCGGCTTCCGTTACTGGCACAATCCTGGCGCCTGGACCAACTACAACGGCATCACCGGATCTACTGGCCACTTCCTGGGCTTCCTGTCGGCCTTTGTCAACGCCTCCTTTAGCTTTATCGGCGTCGAGACCGTCGTCATCACCGCGGCCGAGTCGGTTGACCCGCACCGGGCGATTCCCAAGGCCGCCCAGCGCGTCACCTATCGCATTGCCTTCTTCTACATCCTCGGCGCGTTCCTCATCGGTATGATTGTCGATCCCAGAAACGCCGACCTTGTTTCCGGATCGGGGAATGCGAACAGCTCTCCTTGGGTTATTGCCATTCGCCAGGCCGGCATCAACGCTCTGCCTTCCATTGTCAACGCGTGTATCCTGATTTCTGCCTGGTCCGCGGGCAACTCGTACTGCTGGGTTGGCTCGCGCATGATCGTGGCCATGACAACCGATCACCAGTTGCCCCAGGTATTTGGCAAGGTGACCAAGAAGGGTGTTCCTTATGTGGCTGTCATCGCCGCTTGGCTGTTTGGACCGTTGGCCTATCTCA GTCTGGGATCCGGCGGCGCCGCGCAAGCCTTCAGCTGGCTTCTGAATCTCAGCACCGTGGCTGGTCTGATCGCATGGGCCACGCTCTCCTTCTGCTACATTCGCTTCTATGCCGCGCTCAAAGCGCAGGGCATCCACCGCGACACGTTGCCGTGGAAGGGCCCTCTGCAACCGTATGCGGCGTGGGTGGGATTCATCGGAtccaccatcatcacccttGTGGCCGGATTCCCCGTTTTCCTCAAAGGCAACTGGAATACCTCCGACTTCGTCGCTTCGTATATCGGTattcccatcttcattgtccCAATCATCGGATGGAAGTTCTGGCACCGCACCAAGGTTCGTCCCAGATCCCTGTATGTCGGCAAGGAAGCTAACGGTTGTAGTTTGCTCGCGCGGCCACTATTGACCTATGGTCTGGCCGTCTCCAGGAGGGAGAGGTTATTGAGAAACACAGGCCGATGA
- a CDS encoding Zn(II)2Cys6 transcription factor: MSTPEQSSPRSPLRAAQRPTRVLACVLCQQRKVKCDRQFPCATCVRAQMQCVPATQARRRRRVPERELLDRIRRYEDLLRQNNIQFQPLHNSVAEQASSSRENRSFDTDHDEKSERDSQQEETPGTETKYEAKNFWRAMNQMSIDPEEDDTNDSDKSTEHDKARFGPREAVFRKTWEEHYDGGSQTLLFGARKFDVNVSTLHPSQVEIFRLWQIYLDNVNPLLKVTHTPTLQARIIDAAADVGNIPPTLEALMFSIYCLAILSLSEEECRTLFQSSRDDLLNGYQFACQQALLNCEVLRTSDRDCLAALYLYLISVRPQTDPRSLSPILSVAIRIALRMGIHSESSYSRCTILEGEMRRRLWWSLVLFDNRICEMADYKASNLLPTWDCKIPLNVNDFDLQPEMKTGPTMHGNPSEALFAVVRSEVGNFTRRSSFHLDFTNPALKTVAKENPLPAAGSLPAFERMIEEKYFASCNPENPLHFMTIWTTRGQLAKNRLLDHYAKYSSVPQTETQRDAVVSHALRMLECDTKLMNSPLTKGYQWFLLLLFPLPAYIHLAHDLRRRPTAGHAERSWAALNDNYAARLGAMKTMNPFFEHLARMLLQAWKARETALKDQDQPLEPPYIVSDVRSKLGQGPSRQAGNTEHSTSESTANMNDSSMSTFVDIGGYGAPHGLEGPGFFDTGSPNTHPPMDLDLDQPFWTSVGWYSLQGRGW, encoded by the exons ATGTCCACTCCGGAGCAAAGTTCACCGAGGTCGCCCTTGCGAGCGGCACAGCGGCCGACTCGTGTGCTAGCCTGCGTCCTGTGTCAACAGCGCAAGGTCAAGTGTGACCGACAATTTCCCTGTGCTACATGTGTGCGAGCTCAAATGCAGTGTGTGCCCGCAACACAAGCCCGTCGACGTCGCCGGGTCCCGGAGAGGGAGTTGCTGGACCGCATTCGGAGATACGAAGATCTGCTGCGCCAGAATAATATCCAATTTCAGCCCTTGCACAATTCTGTTGCGGAACAGGCCTCGTCCAGTAGAGAAAATAGAAGTTTCGATACAGATCACGATGAGAAATCAGAGCGAGATTCGCAGCAAGAGGAGACCCCGGGGACAGAGACAAAATATGAGGCCAA AAACTTCTGGCGCGCTATGAATCAAATG TCTATTGATCCCGAAGAGGACGATACTAATGACAGCGACAAAAGTACCGAGCATGATAAAGCTCGCTTTGGCCCCCGTGAGGCCGTCTTCAGAAAGACCTGGGAAGAGCATTACGATGGTGGCAGTCAAACCCTTCTGTTTGGTGCACGCAAGTTTGATGTTAATGTGTCAACGTTGCACCCAAGTCAAGTTGAGATCTTCCGACTCTGGCAAATCTATCTGGACAATGTCAATCCGCTGCTCAAAGTCACACATACTCCTACATTGCAAGCACGGATCATTGATGCGGCCGCGGACGTGGGTAACATACCGCCGACCCTGGAAGCACTCATGTTTAGCATCTATTGCCTCGCCATTCTCAGTCTGTCAGAAGAGGAATGCCGGACCCTGTTCCAATCATCGCGAGATGACCTTCTGAACGGCTACCAATTTGCCTGTCAACAAGCCCTCCTGAACTGCGAGGTGCTACGGACAAGTGACCGTGACTGCTTGGCGGCCTTGTACCTTTACCTA ATCTCTGTTAGACCTCAAACAGATCCTCGCTCTCTGTCGCCAATCCTGAGCGTCGCCATCCGTATCGCACTGCGCATGGGTATCCATTCCGAGTCCAGCTACAGCAGATGTACTATTCTAGAAGGTGAAATGCGCCGCCGACTGTGGTGGTCGCTCGTCCTGTTCGATAATCGGATTTGCGAGATGGCTGACTACAAGGCCTCAAATCTGCTTCCCACCTGGGACTGTAAGATTCCTCTCAACGTGAACGATTTTGACCTCCAACCAGAGATGAAGACCGGGCCGACCATGCACGGCAATCCCTCCGAGGCCCTGTTCGCCGTCGTGCGCAGCGAGGTGGGCAATTTCACGCGCCGCAGCTCGTTTCATCTGGACTTTACCAACCCGGCATTGAAGACTGTGGCCAAGGAAAATCCTCTTCCTGCGGCCGGGAGTCTGCCTGCTTTTGAAAGGATGATTGAAGAGAAATATTTTGCCTCCTGCAACCCAGAGAACCCTCTTCATTTTATGACCATCTGGACCACACGGGGTCAACTGGCGAAGAATCGTCTGCTCGATCATTATGCCAAGTATTCATCGGTGCCGCAGACAGAGACGCAGCGCGACGCGGTGGTCTCCCACGCACTGCGCATGCTCGAGTGCGATACCAAGCTGATGAACTCGCCTCTCACAAAAGGCTATCAGTggttccttcttctgctcttcccgCTCCCTGCGTACATTCACCTTGCCCATGACCTGAGAAGGCGACCTACGGCAGGACACGCGGAAAGAAGTTGGGCAGCTTTGAACGATAACTACGCCGCTCGCTTGGGAGCCATGAAGACAATGAACCCCTTTTTTGAGCACCTAGCACGGATGCTTCTACAGGCTTGGAAAGCACGGGAGACGGCACTCAAGGACCAGGACCAGCCGCTGGAGCCACCATACATTGTGTCGGACGTGAGATCCAAATTGGGTCAGGGGCCAAGCAGACAGGCAGGGAATACGGAGCACTCTACCAGTGAATCGACGGCAAATATGAACGACAGTTCTATGTCCACCTTTGTAGACATTGGTGGTTATGGGGCCCCGCATGGGTTGGAGGGACCAGGCTTTTTCGATACGGGCTCTCCGAACACTCATCCTCCCATGGATCTTGACTTGGACCAGCCCTTTTGGACCTCCGTCGGCTGGTATTCGCTACAAGGGCGAGGCTGGTAG
- a CDS encoding homocysteine S-methyltransferase family protein has protein sequence MTSIQILDGGLGTSLQDQHGVTFDSSTPLWSSHLLVSDPTTLLACQRNFITAGCDVLLTATYQVSIEGFARTKTPEFPDGIPRPAIGKYLRTALAVAEQARVSPSAAKIALSLGPYGACMIPGQEYSGKYDAEHDSEETLFQWHLERLRLFLEADEKLAERVQYVAFETLPRLDEIRAVRRAIRTAGLNVPFWVACVFPGEEATLPDGSSIGQIVQAALAEMDGAAVPWGVGINCTKIHKLDGLVREFGEEVASAVGQGQVGAVPSLVLYPDGTNGEVYNTTTQTWEKQEGYTSDARGPWEVQLAQIVTNARATGPFTSFLVGGCCKASHRDIRKLAEQLKNE, from the exons ATGACCTCAATTCAAATCCTCGACGGAGGGCTCGGAACCTCCCTTCAAGACCAACACGGCGTCACCTTCGACTCCTCCACCCCCCTCTGGTCATCCCACCTCCTCGTCTCAGACCCCACCACTCTCCTCGCCTGCCAGCGCAACTTCATAACAGCAGGCTGCGACGTTCTCCTAACAGCCACCTACCAAGTTTCCATCGAAGGCTTCGCCCGCACCAAGACCCCCGAGTTCCCCGATGGCATCCCCCGCCCCGCTATCGGAAAATATCTCCGAACTGCACTGGCCGTCGCCGAGCAAGCGCGGGTGAGCCCATCCGCCGCGAAAATTGCACTGAGTCTGGGCCCGTACGGCGCGTGCATGATCCCTGGACAGGAATACAGCGGGAAATACGACGCGGAGCATGATAGTGAGGAAACGCTGTTCCAATGGCATCTGGAAAGACTACGGTTATTCCTTGAGGCGGATGAGAAGTTAGCGGAGAGAGTGCAGTATGTGGCATTTGAGACGCTGCCGCGCTTGGACGAGATCCGTGCGGTGAGGAGGGCGATCCGCACGGCGGGCTTGAATGTTCCGTTTTGGGTGGCTTGTGTGTTCCCGGGCGAGGAGGCGACGTTGCCAGATGGGAGTTCGATCGGGCAGATTGTGCAGGCTGCGCTTGCGGAGATGGACGGTGCGGCGGTGCCGTGGGGGGTGGGCATCAATTGCACCAAGATCCATAAGCTGGACGGACTGGTTCGTGAGTTTGGGGAAGAGGTGGCGAGTGCTGTCGGCCAGGGCCAAGTAGGTGCTGTTCCCAGTCTGGTGCTGTATCCGGATGGTACCAATGGGGAGGTTTACAACACGACCACGCAGACGTGGGAGAAACAGGAGGGGTATACAAGTGATGCAAGG GGTCCATGGGAAGTCCAGCTGGCGCAGATTGTCACGAATGCTCGCGCTACAGGCCCCTTTACTTCTTTCCTGGTTGGAGGCTGCTGCAAAGCCTCGCACCGCGACATTCGAAAACTGGCGGAGCAGCTCAAAAACGAGTAA
- a CDS encoding MFS transporter, translating into MNEKCGLPGNQGDSAAEHPGNCTRAEPDEGRQKKLEDEIGTTIKVAAERQERTAENPHLVPETVKVTGEHASAAAATGPPYCILSERKKIFVILLVSFAAIISPISSSIYFPALNSLAKDLNVSVSLINITITTYLIFQGIAPSFIANFADTHGRRPAYLICFTIYLAANIGLAVQDSYASLLVLRCLQSSGSSGTIALGSAVVADLSTRAERGKYIGYASLGVTLGPALGPIIGGLLDHYLGWRAVFWFLVILSSVLGTVIAIILPETCRAVVGNGSVPAAKWNRPAWQILRQNRRAQRQTPTPDYHTIEKRRRRANPIASALIATDKEALIILIYGSLLFSGYMAVLSTLTSQLQSRFHFNSIQVGLCYLPIGIGSLSSRWTVGRILDWNFRREARRQGLAIEKNRQQDIRHFNIEAARLAVTIPLVYCACLCIVAYGWVMEFKTALAGPVVMLFFMGHLTSGAFSSLSTLIVDLNRQSPATAVAANNLFRCLLGAGVVAAADPVIQHIGIGWTATLIAFLWVLLSPLMWAVSRWGHGWREKRISNEKEASPAEELSRPVGEVPTAKEGV; encoded by the exons ATGAATGAGAAGTGTGGCCTGCCCGGTAACCAAGGCGATTCCGCTGCTGAACATCCAGGTAACTGCACACGCGCTGAACCAGACGAAGGCAGACAAAAGAAACTGGAAGATGAAATCGGTACAACTATCAAAGTTGCTGCTGAACGGCAAGAGAGAACTGCAGAGAATCCACATCTTGTACCAGAGACTGTCAAGGTTACTGGTGAACACGCTTCCGCGGCTGCAGCAACAGGGCCACCATACTGCATCCTGTCCGAACGCAAAAAGATCTTCGTCATACTCTTGGTCTCATTCGCAGCCATCATCTCCCCCATCTCCAGCAGCATCTATTTTCCGGCTCTGAACAGTCTCGCAAAGGACTTGAATGTCTCCGTCTCGCTCATCAACATAACGATCACAACCTATCTG ATATTCCAAGGAATTGCGCCGTCATTCATAGCGAACTTTGCAGACACCCATGGGCGACGCCCCGCCTACCTGATTTGCTTCACCATCTACCTAGCTGCCAATATCGGTCTCGCGGTCCAGGATAGCTATGCGTCACTCTTGGTCCTGCGCTGCCTGCAAAGCTCAGGCAGCAGTGGGACGATTGCGCTAGGAAGCGCAGTCGTCGCCGATCTATCAACCCGAGCAGAGCGAGGCAAGTATATCGGATACGCCAGTCTAGGCGTGACCCTCGGCCCCGCCTTGGGACCAATCATAGGGGGTTTACTGGACCATTACCTTGGCTGGCGGGCGGTCTTTTGGTTCCTGGTGATCTTAAGCAGTGTCCTCGGGACCGTCATTGCTATCATCTTGCCCGAAACCTGCCGCGCGGTGGTGGGAAACGGCTCTGTCCCTGCTGCCAAGTGGAATCGGCCTGCATGGCAGATACTGCGGCAGAACCGGAGGGCTCAAAGGCAAACGCCAACGCCGGACTATCACACCATCGAGAAAAGGCGTCGACGCGCCAATCCGATCGCATCTGCCCTGATTGCCACCGACAAGGAAGCACTCATCATTCTGATCTACGGCTCGCTCTTGTTCTCCGGCTACATGGCCGTCTTGAGCACCTTGACTTCCCAGCTGCAAAGTAGATTCCACTTCAACTCCATTCAAGTCGGACTCTGCTACCTGCCCATTGGGATCGGCAGTCTGAGTTCCCGATGGACAGTCGGGCGGATTCTAGACTGGAACTTCCGCCGAGAAGCCCGACGGCAGGGCCTCGCCATCGAAAAGAACCGACAGCAAGATATCCGCCATTTCAACATCGAGGCTGCCCGCTTGGCGGTGACGATTCCCCTAGTCTACTGCGCCTGTCTGTGTATCGTAGCCTACGGCTGGGTCATGGAGTTTAAGACTGCGCTTGCCGGCCCGGTGGtgatgctcttcttcatgggGCATCTGACCTCCGGGGCGTTCAGCTCGCTGAGTACATTGATTGTGGACCTGAACCGACAGAGCCCTGCCACTGCAGTCGCTGCGAACAATCTGTTCCGGTGTCTGTTGGGTGCCGGAGTCGTTGCGGCTGCGGATCCAGTGATCCAGCACATAGGGATCGGCTGGACAGCCACGCTGATTGCGTTTCTGTGGGTGCTTTTGAGCCCGCTTATGTGGGCTGTATCTCGATGGGGGCATGGATGGAGAGAGAAGCGTATTAGCAACGAAAAGGAGGCGAGCCCAGCCGAAGAGCTTTCCCGACCTGTGGGGGAAGTTCCAACGGCCAAGGAGGGTGTTTGA
- a CDS encoding putative short chain dehydrogenase, with the protein MELNTVASKIVLITGANTGIGFQVVCALCNSTQTYSIIVGGRSPAKVHSAIRAIQSEFTNCQSQLYPLQIDLESDDSIKHASEDISTKFGRLGALVNNAGAWFDAQANATMTERQMWAKTWDVNVTGTHLLTSALMPLLLKSPDPRLLFVTSGAARLAGTDDLRLPINRSPPAGWPEPAGITATAYRSSKTGLSMFLREWGRMLRNDGVKIWGIAPGYLATGLGGGTAEEMKKNGAEDADVAGPFIRSVLEGDRDTEVGRVIRREGVQER; encoded by the exons ATGGAG CTAAATACAGTGGCTTCCAAAATCGTCCTCATCACCGGCGCGAACACCGGAATCGGTTTCCAGGTCGTGTGCGCGCTCTGCAACTCCACGCAAACCTACAGCATCATCGTAGGCGGACGATCTCCAGCCAAAGTCCACAGCGCCATTCGTGCCATTCAGAGTGAATTCACAaactgccaaagccagcTCTACCCCCTTCAGATCGACCTCGAATCCGACGACTCGATCAAACACGCCTCCGAAGACATCAGCACCAAGTTCGGAAGACTCGGCGCTCTCGTCAATAACGCCG GTGCGTGGTTCGATGCCCAAGCCAACGCTACAATGACCGAACGTCAAATGTGGGCGAAGACATGGGACGTCAATGTCACGGGCACACACCTCCTCACCTCCGCCCTCAtgcctctcctcctcaaaaGCCCCGACCCCAGACTCCTCTTCGTGACATCTGGCGCGGCCAGACTCGCCGGCACCGACGACCTCCGTCTTCCAATAAACCGGTCCCCACCGGCTGGCTGGCCCGAGCCCGCTGGGATCACTGCCACAGCGTACCGGAGCTCGAAGACCGGTCTCAGCATGTTTCTGCGCGAGTGGGGGCGGATGCTCAGGAACGACGGCGTGAAAATCTGGGGAATCGCGCCGGGTTACCTGGCGACTGGCTTGGGAGGTGGCACagcggaggagatgaagaagaacgggGCGGAAGATGCCGACGTGGCCGGACCATTTATTCGGTCAGTACTGGAGGGAGATCGAGATACTGAGGTTGGAAGGGTGATTAGGAGGGAGGGGGTGCAGGAGCGGTAG